The proteins below come from a single Vidua chalybeata isolate OUT-0048 chromosome 1, bVidCha1 merged haplotype, whole genome shotgun sequence genomic window:
- the TCF24 gene encoding transcription factor 24 — protein sequence MDCGHLAESREEISSPGAEPDSLPPSSAGSNSCLPPAAGPRAGAAPGRPAAANAARERSRVQTLRHAFLELQKTLPSVPPDTKLSKLDVLLLATTYIAHLTRSLQDEEESPGEGLGTLRGDGYLHPVKKWPMRSRLYIGATGQFLTHSAQGDSANHGETSTSSQI from the exons ATGGACTGTGGACACttagcagagagcagagaggagatcTCCAGCCCGGGCGCAGAGCCCGATTCCCTGCCGccttcctctgctggcagcaatTCCTGCCTGCCCCcggcggccgggccgcgggccggggccgctccgggccgccccgccgccgccaaCGCTGCCCGGGAGCGCAGCCGGGTCCAGACCCTGCGGCACGCCTTCCTCGAGCTGCAGAAGACTCTGCCCTCGGTGCCGCCCGACACCAAGCTCTCCAAGCTGGATGTGCTCCTCCTGGCCACCACCTACATCGCACACCTCACCCGCAGCCTTCAGGATGAGGAGGAGTCGCCGGGAGAGGGTTTGGGCACACTCCGCGGGGATGGATACCTCCACCCTGTCAAG AAGTGGCCCATGCGTTCCAGGCTGTACATTGGAGCCACAGGGCAGTTTCTGACTCACTCGGCACAAGGAGACAGCGCAAACCATGGGGAAACATCAACATCTTCACAGATCTAA